Within Spinacia oleracea cultivar Varoflay chromosome 4, BTI_SOV_V1, whole genome shotgun sequence, the genomic segment TTTTCTTAATAATTTTCCTCTTTCTCTATTTACTCCATACTACCGGTTCACAAACTAGAGATACTGCAGCACTGCAGGCACTTGTTTTGTTTTCCTTCGTTATTTCATATGCGTTGTTGTTAAACTGTTAAAATATCCCCAATCTTTTATGCCTTtctcatttttgttttttgtttattaTATTAATGGttattcaaaaatcaaaattatgcTTATGAAGAGGAATTTATCAATGCAGCAAAAAGTAAAAGGTGGCTAGTTTTGTTAGTAAACATATACTATGTACAAAGTAGTATTTAATGTATTTGCTAGTTGTAACTGTGGGGAATATATCACATTGAATTATATTATAGGTAATTCGTTCATTGTCTTACATTCGAATGTGAAATGGACATATTATATATGTATTGATGCTATTTTAGGTCATACGGAGTACATACTACATAGTATGATATAACAAGTTCCACGTTATTTTGATTTATAGGAGTAGTATCTAAAATTGAGGAAAGACTTTGACTTTTTTTAAAGAGCGTATTAAAAGGTGACTTACCAAGTTTTGAATCCTGGATCCGCCACTGAATGATGGTCAAAATGACCATGAAGTAGACGGGGAAAGGAAAAAGTGAAGTCTTTGGGTAAGAGAGGGGGAAAGAAGTAAATCTAGACTAACTTATTAATCATCAAaatataattatgaaaatttataattttaacaATCAATTGACACGTAAATATATGATGACATGTTGTATCAAGATAATATTACTTTCGAAAAATCGACTAACATACCAATATAACCATACAATAACGATAAGTATATTTCAAGCTAGCTATGAtaaaacaaaattgaagaaaaaacaCCAAGTTACATCTAAGTGGTATTATGCCTTAAGCATCTACCAACGTTTTAATTGTCTGACATCGTTTGAAATGTTATCTATCATCTACCAACCATTTTTACTAGATTTCCAACTTTGTAGAAATCCTATGCATTAGCACGAGCACATACTAATATCATTTAAACATAAATATAATCTAATCATTTCATTAAAAATGTACAAACCAAATAGTTTGAAATGTTAAACTTGGATAGACGTACAAATCTTGGTATTTccccttcttttttcttttgaaggGAATATAGAAAGGGCCCCGATCTTTCCCTCGATAAGAAAGATATAGACGTACAATTTTAAGTgagtttcaaaaaaataataaattttaaaaaacgtttcaaaaatccaacaaaaggtcttgcgtgcacaaggtgtacaataaacttattgtacaccaagattacttttactcatttttttgtaactttaacctagttttgattaacttttatattagtaaaaaaaaagttgatagaaatgattaattttatacttattagtggttttgaaaaaatatgttttactgaaataaaaaaaattatcactaaaaaatatataacttttacatatataagcttaacttttaaatattttgagttaacttttactccagtgtacaatatttattgtacaccctttgtaaataagaattttgtGAAACCCCAAAGGGGTAATTTTAGCAACTTGTTCTACTTTTCTTCCTCTTGCAATCGTCAATCAGCACTCTGAAGAATAAACTATGCAGCAACTTTGGAGCAAGAACTGAAAAAGAAAGAATATGGGAACAAAAATTCCCATCAAACCCAATTCCAATTTCAATCACACCCTttttcattctctctcctcaacaaaAATTCCGATCAAACCCAATTCCAATTTCAATTCTTTCAACAATCTCCAAACTTGTTCACCCTATTCTCATCTCCCCAATCTCAGTAACACAGTCATGTCTCAATCCCCACTTCAATCTTCAATTATTCCTCTAAGCTCCAGCAAAATCGATTCATTTGAAACCCAACAACAAATTTCTGGAAAACCCATCTTTAACCCTCATGATATTAACACCAATTTGCTTCAGAAATTGGTTTATGATGCCCTGGTTTGGTCTTCTCTTCATGGGCTTGTCGTTGGTGATAGAACTGTTCAGGTTTGTCATCTTTTCCCCAAATGTAGATATAGTGAACATTTAATTACATCAAACGATACGTGATTTTTTCGTGAATTCCTGAGTTAATCCTATCTTGGGAAATTTATTTGATGGTTGTTATTTAGCACAACCTTTCTAATTTTTGGATTGAATGGGGTTTTATTGACATGAATTTTAGGAAAAACAAAATTGCAAGTAAAATGCTCAATCTTTATGTTTGACTGAAGGAATAATGAATTAATAAATGttgattatgattaattagaGCTGGTACTGGTTTAGAGGGCAGTTGGGTATTTGTAATTTGGTTGCTAATTGAAAGTGAAGGTAGTTTACTGGTTCATTTGCAGAAATCAGGGACAGTTCCTGGGGTTGGTATTATTCATGCCCCATTTGCTCTTTTACCTGTCTCATTTCCAGAGGATTACTTCAGGCAAGCATGTGAATTAGCTCCTATTTTCAATGAACTTTTTGATCGTGTCAGCTTGGATGCAAAGTTTCTCCAAGATTCATTATCGAGGTTCGTCTTCAATGTCCCCACAATGCAGTTAAAGGTTGCACAATTTTGCATCCTTGTACCACGTATATCTTGTTTGAACACATCAGATTAGTTTATTTTACATTAAGTTGTGTTGGTAATTAGAAATTGGTTGGAAACTCTAAGAGTAACTTAAGTTGCTCAGGGACAAGAATCGGGTGTACATGTGGAATTGAGTTTAGGTCTACGTATTTTCAGTACTACTTGATTGTAGTATGAAGGGCCCTTTCATATTGGTGAATCAAATATGTGTTATTTAGGTGGAAGTAGAGTCCACAGACTGCAAGAGATATATTTCAAGTCTATTGAGGTTCATGGACAAGGAATCAGTCAAATGTTAGTAGAGTTTTTATCTGTGTATCCGGAATTGTAAGGGATATATCGATATCAAAATAAATTCTGCAATAAGTCCTTATCCTGTGACAATGGCAGCCCAGTGAACCTTAAATTGAGGAGGGAGGAACTGGGATGGTAGGTCAAGTTAGCTTTGTACTTCCGTAGATTTTTCTGTTATTATTCCAAGCTTTTTCTTTGGAAGTCTGTGTGACTACGTCTGTCATTCCatggatttttttgtttttcctttgtTTCTCAGTTCGTATCAACTTGGAATAGCTGGTGATGTATATGAAACTGAATATATCGGCTGTTTTTCATATTACAGAACCGGAAAAGTGGATACTTTCACTTCGAGACTGTTAGATATTCATTCCAAAATGATAGACATCAATAAGAAGGAGGTGGATTTTTCTTCTTCTGTATACTGTTTAAACTATGATGATAACTGAACTACAGTTGTCTTGATTTCTAGCGTGAAAAGTTAGTAATTGCTTTCTGAAGTTCGGGATTTGAAGTTTGATCTGATTCAAAAATAATATATAGGAAATACGCTTGGGCTTACATCGTTCGGATTACATGCTTGATGCACAAACAAAATCACTTCTTCAAATAGAGTTCAACACAATCTCATCTTCATTTTCTGGGCTTACATGTCTTGTCAGTGAACTTCACAGGTAAGGTTATGAATTTCAGCTTCCCCTATTGGTTACAAATTATTTACTCAATTAAACTAAAGGCCCCTGAAGAAAGATTTTTGCTACATAAGTAGTGCCCGGTAACAGATTGAAGTTTGTAATATAGGAACTTGATCGATCTCTATGGAAGTCAGCTTCAATTGGACTCCAGAAAGGTCCCTGAAAACCCTTCTGTTCATCAGTTTGCGAAGGCATTAGCTGAAGCATGGCGAGAGTACAATAATCCTAGGTTGATTTGCTTAATAGCCTCTTATTTCTGTACCTGGTGTCTCATTCTCTTGAATAACTTTTGGTATTGTTAAACTCTGCAGGGCTGTTGCCCTAGTTGTGGTTCAAGCTGAGGAACGCAACATGTACGACCAGCATTGGCTTTCTGCTGTATTGAGAGAGAAATAtccttttttctttatttattgaaACATGTGGAAAGATGGTTGTCGGCTTGTCGCAAAAGCCTCATAATTTAAGTACACTTATTTAAATGGTTGTCTGTATGGGATATTATGAACTGTCTATAAAATGCGATTAGACTATACCAATGAAGATATAGGAGCAAAATTTTATTCAGAGCATGGGGGTGAATGTTTGAAGTATTCATATTTGAGGGATTTTTGTACTGTCTTTGTGCCTCAGTTTTTCTTAACTGTGTAATACACATGGTGTTACATCTATCAGGAAGACATTAGCAGAAATTGAGGCAGAGGGTGAGATACTGCATGACGGGACACTTGTTGTGTATGTGATCACAAGGACATTATGCCTTTCTCTTTTTCCTCAGCCCAGTTAAAATTTCCTTTATTCAATgttgtggtttttttttatcaCTTCAAGTTTCTAACTTATGTATTCAATGCTTGCAGAGATGGGGAAGCAGTTGCAGTGGTGTATTTTAGAGCTGGTTATGCACCAACTGATTATCCTTCAGAGTTGGTCAGTGCCT encodes:
- the LOC110789913 gene encoding glutathione synthetase, chloroplastic, with the protein product MGTKIPIKPNSNFNHTLFHSLSSTKIPIKPNSNFNSFNNLQTCSPYSHLPNLSNTVMSQSPLQSSIIPLSSSKIDSFETQQQISGKPIFNPHDINTNLLQKLVYDALVWSSLHGLVVGDRTVQKSGTVPGVGIIHAPFALLPVSFPEDYFRQACELAPIFNELFDRVSLDAKFLQDSLSRTGKVDTFTSRLLDIHSKMIDINKKEEIRLGLHRSDYMLDAQTKSLLQIEFNTISSSFSGLTCLVSELHRNLIDLYGSQLQLDSRKVPENPSVHQFAKALAEAWREYNNPRAVALVVVQAEERNMYDQHWLSAVLREKHGVTSIRKTLAEIEAEGEILHDGTLVVDGEAVAVVYFRAGYAPTDYPSELEWRARLLIEQSSAVKCPSIAYHLAGTKKIQQELAKPNVLERFLDDKEDIAKLRKCFAGLWSLDDTEVITDAIEKPELYVMKPQREGGGYNTYGDEVREALLRIQKGGSQEDAAYILMQRIFPTVFPSLLVREGICHKDHAISELGIYGAYLRNKEKIIMNEQCGYLMRTKVSSSDEGGVAAGFAVLDSLYLS